From Cronobacter turicensis z3032, the proteins below share one genomic window:
- the menE gene encoding 2-succinylbenzoate--CoA ligase: MNFFDWPWRHWRRLRGEAQALCLNERRLSWRELCACIDALAAGFHAQGVRDGDGVLLRAYNQPDALLAWLALLQCGARVLPLNPQLPAPLLAELLPTLGLRHALVLNGGCLPVALHSLTLQPATGERAAPWREDRIASLTLTSGSTGLPKAAVHTFRAHLASAEGVLAMIPFAPHDDWLLSLPLFHVSGQGILWRWLVAGAGLTVRDKQPLEQALHGCTHASLVATQLWRLLNSGVDVSLKAVLLGGAAIPVALTEQARKRGIRCWCGYGLTEFASTVCAKEADGLADVGQPLPGGELRIVDGEVWLRSDSMAAGYWREGKIIPLTNEHGWFATRDGGRIDEGRLTLLGRLDNLFFSGGEGIQPEDVERVIAAHPWIEQIFIVPQDDAEFGQRPVAVVECSEQGDLSVLASWCADKLARFQQPVRWLRLPEALKAGGIKISRRALRDWVNQQAIPDSGALDVQ, encoded by the coding sequence GTGAACTTTTTTGACTGGCCGTGGCGTCACTGGCGGCGACTGAGAGGGGAAGCGCAGGCGCTGTGCCTGAACGAGCGGCGGCTAAGCTGGCGGGAACTGTGCGCATGCATTGATGCGCTGGCGGCGGGATTTCACGCCCAGGGCGTTCGCGACGGCGATGGCGTGCTGCTGCGCGCTTATAATCAGCCCGATGCTTTGCTGGCGTGGCTGGCCCTGCTGCAGTGCGGCGCTCGCGTCCTGCCGCTAAATCCGCAGCTGCCCGCGCCCCTGCTGGCTGAACTGCTGCCGACGTTGGGTCTGCGCCATGCGCTGGTGTTGAACGGCGGCTGTCTGCCGGTGGCGCTTCATTCACTGACGTTGCAGCCAGCCACAGGCGAGCGCGCGGCGCCCTGGCGAGAAGATCGTATCGCTTCCCTGACGCTGACTTCGGGTTCGACCGGACTACCGAAAGCGGCTGTGCACACTTTTCGCGCCCATCTTGCCAGCGCTGAGGGCGTACTGGCGATGATACCGTTTGCCCCGCATGACGACTGGCTGCTCTCGCTGCCGCTGTTTCACGTTTCCGGCCAGGGCATTCTCTGGCGCTGGCTGGTTGCGGGCGCAGGCCTGACGGTACGCGACAAGCAGCCGCTGGAACAGGCGTTACACGGCTGCACGCATGCCTCCCTGGTGGCGACCCAGCTCTGGCGTCTTCTGAATAGCGGCGTCGACGTGTCGCTTAAAGCGGTGCTGTTGGGGGGCGCGGCGATCCCGGTGGCGCTAACCGAACAGGCCCGTAAGCGCGGTATTCGCTGCTGGTGCGGCTACGGGCTGACCGAGTTTGCCTCCACGGTATGCGCCAAAGAGGCGGATGGTCTGGCGGATGTCGGGCAGCCTTTGCCGGGAGGCGAGTTGCGGATTGTCGATGGCGAAGTCTGGCTTCGCTCGGACAGCATGGCCGCAGGTTACTGGCGCGAGGGGAAAATTATCCCGCTGACCAATGAGCACGGATGGTTCGCCACCCGGGATGGCGGCAGAATTGACGAGGGCAGGCTGACCCTCCTCGGAAGACTGGATAATCTCTTTTTTAGCGGCGGAGAAGGGATTCAGCCGGAGGACGTGGAGCGGGTGATCGCCGCCCATCCGTGGATTGAGCAAATTTTTATTGTGCCGCAGGATGATGCGGAATTTGGCCAGCGGCCGGTGGCGGTCGTGGAGTGCAGCGAACAGGGCGACCTGTCCGTGCTGGCAAGCTGGTGCGCCGATAAGCTGGCGCGCTTTCAGCAGCCGGTGCGCTGGCTGCGGCTGCCTGAAGCGCTGAAAGCAGGCGGGATTA
- the menC gene encoding o-succinylbenzoate synthase, translated as MRAAQLYRYQVPMDAGVVLRERRLKTRDGLLVRLRDSGREGWGDIAPLPGFSEETLDAALPAARDWLLAWQRGDAPALPAMASVAFGLSLAQAELHGTLPQAGNYHVAPLCTGDPDELFARLAGQRGDNVAKVKVGLYEAVRDGMVVNLLLEALPALRLRLDANRAWTPVKAQQFAKYVNPAYRSRIEFIEEPCKTPDDSRAFAAQTGIAIAWDESLRERDFTVAAEPGLRAVIIKPTLTGSLERVREQIACAHAAGLTAVISSSLESSLGLTQLARLAAWLTPGVTPGLDTLALMQAQLVRPWPDSPLPCWSVDALEPLL; from the coding sequence ATGCGCGCGGCACAGCTTTATCGTTATCAGGTGCCGATGGACGCGGGTGTGGTGCTGCGGGAGCGGCGCCTGAAAACCCGCGACGGCCTGTTGGTGCGCCTGCGTGACAGCGGGCGCGAAGGGTGGGGCGACATCGCGCCGCTGCCGGGATTCAGCGAAGAGACGCTGGACGCCGCGCTGCCTGCCGCGCGCGACTGGCTTCTGGCGTGGCAACGCGGGGATGCCCCTGCGCTGCCGGCGATGGCGAGCGTCGCGTTCGGCTTAAGTCTCGCGCAGGCGGAGCTTCACGGCACGCTGCCGCAGGCCGGGAACTATCACGTCGCGCCGCTGTGCACCGGCGATCCGGATGAACTCTTCGCGCGCCTTGCCGGGCAGCGCGGCGATAACGTCGCCAAGGTCAAAGTAGGGCTGTATGAGGCGGTGCGAGACGGCATGGTCGTCAACCTGCTGCTGGAGGCGCTGCCTGCGCTGCGCCTGCGGCTTGACGCTAACCGCGCCTGGACGCCAGTGAAAGCGCAGCAGTTCGCGAAGTACGTTAATCCGGCGTACCGCTCGCGCATCGAATTTATCGAAGAACCCTGCAAAACGCCTGACGATTCCCGCGCGTTCGCGGCGCAAACCGGCATTGCTATCGCCTGGGATGAGAGCCTGCGCGAGCGGGATTTTACCGTCGCCGCGGAGCCTGGCCTGCGGGCGGTGATTATCAAGCCGACGCTCACCGGCAGCCTTGAGCGGGTGCGCGAGCAGATTGCCTGCGCGCACGCGGCGGGGCTGACGGCAGTAATCAGCTCCTCTCTGGAATCCAGTCTCGGCTTAACCCAGCTTGCGCGGCTTGCCGCATGGCTGACGCCGGGTGTCACGCCGGGGCTCGATACGCTCGCGCTGATGCAGGCCCAACTGGTGCGCCCGTGGCCTGACAGCCCGCTGCCGTGCTGGTCGGTGGATGCGCTGGAGCCGCTGCTGTGA
- the menB gene encoding Naphthoate synthase, translating into MIYPDEAMLYAPAEWLDCSAGYTDIRYQKSTDGIAKITINRPQVRNAFRPLTVKEMINALADARYDDNIGVIILTGEGEKAFCAGGDQKVRGDYGGYQDDSGVHHLNVLDFQRQIRTCPKPVVAMVAGFAIGGGHVLHMMCDLTIAAENAVFGQTGPKVGSFDGGWGASYMARIVGQKKAREIWFLCRQYDARQALDMGLVNTVVPLAELEKETVRWCREMLQNSPMALRCLKAALNADCDGQAGLQELAGNATMLFYMTEEGQEGRNAFNQKRQPDFSKFKRNP; encoded by the coding sequence ATGATCTATCCTGATGAAGCGATGCTGTATGCGCCTGCCGAATGGCTCGACTGTTCAGCAGGCTACACCGATATCCGCTATCAGAAATCCACTGACGGCATCGCCAAAATCACCATTAACCGCCCGCAGGTGCGCAACGCGTTTCGCCCGCTCACTGTTAAAGAGATGATTAACGCGCTGGCGGATGCACGCTATGACGACAATATCGGTGTGATTATCCTGACCGGCGAAGGCGAAAAAGCCTTCTGCGCGGGCGGCGACCAGAAAGTGCGCGGCGACTACGGCGGCTATCAGGACGACTCCGGCGTGCATCATCTTAATGTGCTCGATTTCCAGCGCCAGATCCGCACCTGCCCGAAACCGGTCGTGGCGATGGTGGCGGGTTTTGCGATTGGCGGCGGTCACGTGCTGCATATGATGTGCGATCTGACGATTGCGGCGGAAAACGCGGTGTTTGGCCAGACGGGGCCGAAAGTCGGCTCGTTTGACGGCGGCTGGGGCGCTTCTTACATGGCGCGCATCGTCGGCCAGAAAAAGGCGCGTGAAATCTGGTTCCTGTGCCGTCAGTACGACGCGCGGCAGGCGCTGGATATGGGGCTGGTGAACACCGTCGTCCCGCTGGCGGAGCTTGAGAAAGAGACGGTGCGCTGGTGCCGCGAAATGCTGCAAAACAGCCCGATGGCGCTGCGCTGCCTGAAAGCGGCGCTCAATGCCGACTGCGACGGACAGGCCGGGCTTCAGGAGCTGGCGGGCAACGCCACCATGCTTTTTTATATGACCGAAGAGGGCCAGGAAGGGCGCAATGCGTTCAACCAGAAGCGCCAGCCGGATTTCAGCAAATTTAAGCGTAACCCGTAA